A window from Pseudooceanicola algae encodes these proteins:
- a CDS encoding 2'-deoxycytidine 5'-triphosphate deaminase — protein MSGILASQHLKAMIARGEIRAEPAVTPAQIQPASLDLRLGTKAWRVRASFLAGAGRSMQDRLQEFEMHQIDLTDGAVLEKGCVYVVPLAESLALPSGVAAMANAKSSIGRLDLLTRLITDGGTEFDRIPTGYTGPLYAEICPRSFSVLVRPGMRLNQIRFRDGSAQLDDTELAKLHLGTPLVDTEAVIENGLGFSVDLSAGADALVGFRAKPHTGVIDLDLLDHYDPAEYWEPVRTSNRRIILDPGAFYILVSREAVTIPPDYAAEMSPYLAMVGEFRVHYAGFFDPGFGYAEVGGSGSRGVLEVRCHEAPFVLEHGQIVGRLVFEKMAERPETLYGADIASNYQGQGLKLSKHFKAV, from the coding sequence ATGAGCGGAATTCTGGCCAGCCAGCATCTGAAGGCGATGATCGCACGCGGAGAAATCCGTGCAGAGCCTGCGGTTACCCCCGCCCAGATCCAGCCGGCAAGCCTTGACCTGCGTCTGGGGACCAAGGCCTGGCGGGTCCGCGCCTCGTTCCTTGCGGGGGCCGGGCGCAGCATGCAGGACCGCCTGCAGGAATTCGAAATGCACCAGATCGACCTGACCGATGGGGCGGTGCTGGAAAAGGGCTGCGTCTACGTGGTGCCGCTGGCCGAATCCCTTGCCCTGCCCTCTGGCGTGGCAGCGATGGCCAACGCGAAAAGCTCGATCGGGCGGCTTGATCTGCTGACCCGGCTGATCACCGACGGCGGCACCGAATTCGACCGCATCCCCACCGGGTACACCGGCCCGCTTTATGCCGAGATCTGTCCGCGCAGTTTCTCGGTCCTGGTGCGGCCCGGCATGCGGCTGAACCAGATCCGGTTCCGCGATGGCAGCGCCCAACTGGATGATACGGAACTGGCCAAGCTTCATCTTGGCACACCGCTGGTCGATACCGAGGCGGTGATCGAGAACGGACTGGGCTTTTCCGTCGACCTGAGCGCCGGGGCGGATGCGCTGGTCGGGTTCCGCGCCAAGCCGCATACCGGGGTGATCGACCTCGACCTGCTGGACCACTACGATCCGGCCGAATACTGGGAGCCAGTGCGCACCAGCAATCGCCGGATCATCCTTGATCCCGGTGCCTTCTACATCCTCGTCAGCCGCGAAGCGGTCACCATCCCGCCCGATTACGCCGCTGAAATGTCTCCCTACCTCGCCATGGTCGGAGAATTCCGCGTGCATTACGCGGGCTTCTTCGATCCGGGATTCGGCTATGCCGAGGTCGGCGGATCAGGCTCGCGCGGTGTGCTGGAGGTACGTTGCCACGAGGCACCCTTCGTGCTGGAACACGGGCAGATCGTCGGGCGGCTGGTGTTCGAAAAGATGGCAGAGCGCCCCGAAACGCTGTACGGCGCCGACATCGCGTCGAACTATCAGGGGCAGGGCCTGAAGCTTTCCAAACATTTCAAGGCAGTATGA
- a CDS encoding MerR family transcriptional regulator: MPKSAEAFRTISEVAEWLETPAHVLRFWESKFAQIRPVKRAGGRRYYRPADMELLGGIKRLLHDEGMTIKGVQKMLRDHGVAHVAAMSSAAAVPDDTPTEAEIIEIPTAVLPPLPETTGSGASGAGNPEGEASAQVMVPPADAPDLPRDTLSEAEPAPASPTAESDPAPAPVMKVAEDVPQAPSILDSLPEDPADDALPVPDGVLALLLKRGTPLTPDAARQALDLARKLAAGA, encoded by the coding sequence ATGCCCAAAAGCGCCGAGGCTTTCCGAACGATCAGCGAAGTCGCAGAATGGCTGGAAACCCCAGCCCATGTGCTGCGATTCTGGGAAAGCAAGTTCGCCCAGATCCGGCCGGTAAAACGCGCCGGCGGTAGGCGGTATTACCGCCCGGCCGATATGGAACTTCTGGGTGGTATCAAGCGGCTGCTGCACGACGAAGGCATGACCATCAAGGGCGTGCAGAAGATGTTGCGCGATCATGGCGTGGCCCATGTCGCCGCCATGTCCAGCGCCGCCGCCGTGCCCGATGACACCCCCACCGAAGCCGAGATCATCGAGATCCCGACCGCAGTCCTGCCCCCCCTGCCCGAAACCACCGGCAGCGGTGCAAGTGGCGCGGGCAATCCCGAAGGCGAGGCCTCCGCGCAGGTCATGGTCCCACCCGCGGACGCCCCTGACCTGCCGCGCGACACCCTGTCCGAGGCCGAGCCTGCACCAGCCTCCCCGACTGCGGAGTCGGACCCCGCGCCCGCCCCGGTCATGAAGGTCGCCGAAGACGTCCCGCAGGCCCCATCGATCCTCGACAGCCTGCCCGAAGACCCCGCCGATGACGCCCTGCCGGTGCCTGACGGGGTGCTCGCCCTGCTGCTGAAACGGGGCACACCTCTGACGCCCGACGCCGCCCGGCAGGCCCTGGATCTGGCGCGAAAGCTTGCCGCCGGGGCATGA
- the ihfA gene encoding integration host factor subunit alpha, whose translation MSEKTLTRMDLSEAVFREVGLSRNDSAQLVESVLAHMSDALVKGEQVKISSFGTFSVRDKAARVGRNPKTGDEVPISPRRVLTFRPSHLMKDRVADGNKR comes from the coding sequence ATGAGTGAGAAGACATTGACGAGGATGGACCTGAGCGAGGCCGTCTTCCGCGAAGTTGGACTGTCGCGCAATGATTCCGCCCAATTGGTCGAATCCGTGCTGGCCCATATGTCCGACGCGCTGGTGAAGGGCGAGCAGGTCAAGATTTCCTCTTTCGGCACCTTCTCGGTGCGCGACAAGGCCGCGCGCGTGGGTCGCAATCCCAAGACCGGAGACGAGGTTCCGATCTCTCCGCGGCGGGTGCTGACTTTCCGGCCCTCTCATCTGATGAAAGACCGCGTGGCGGACGGAAACAAGCGGTAG
- a CDS encoding beta-ketoacyl-ACP synthase III, which produces MTLRAVATGVGHYLPERVVPNSEFESFLDTSDEWIRTRSGIERRHFAAEGETTSQMATMAARKALEMAELSPDDIDAVVVATSTPDLTFPSVGTMVQAGLGMTRGFAYDVQAVCAGFIFALANANGLILSGQAERVLVIGAETFSRILDWTDRSTCVLFGDGAGAVVLEARTGSGSSEDRGILSCDLNSDGRYREMLYVDGGVSTSGEAGKLRMQGNPLFRQAVGKLASTAETALEKANLQGENVDWIVPHQANIRIIQGTAKKMNVPMERVIVTVQDHGNTSAASIPLALSVGVREGKIKPGQLLVAEAIGGGLAWGAVVLRW; this is translated from the coding sequence ATGACTCTTCGGGCAGTAGCGACAGGCGTCGGGCATTACCTGCCCGAACGGGTTGTCCCCAACAGCGAATTCGAAAGCTTTCTCGACACATCGGACGAATGGATTCGCACCCGCTCGGGGATCGAGCGGCGCCATTTCGCAGCCGAAGGCGAGACCACGTCGCAGATGGCGACCATGGCCGCCCGCAAGGCGCTGGAGATGGCCGAACTGTCGCCCGACGACATCGACGCGGTGGTGGTGGCGACCTCGACCCCGGACCTGACCTTCCCTTCTGTCGGCACGATGGTGCAGGCCGGACTCGGCATGACGCGCGGCTTTGCCTATGACGTTCAGGCGGTCTGCGCCGGCTTCATCTTTGCCCTGGCCAATGCCAATGGTCTGATCCTGTCGGGTCAGGCCGAGCGGGTGCTGGTCATCGGCGCCGAGACGTTTTCCCGCATCCTCGACTGGACCGACCGATCGACCTGCGTGTTGTTCGGCGACGGCGCCGGCGCCGTGGTGCTTGAGGCGCGGACCGGAAGCGGATCGTCCGAGGATCGCGGCATCCTGTCCTGCGACCTGAATTCCGACGGCCGCTACCGCGAGATGCTTTACGTCGATGGTGGCGTGTCGACCAGCGGCGAGGCGGGCAAGCTGCGCATGCAGGGCAACCCGCTGTTCCGTCAGGCCGTTGGCAAGCTGGCCTCCACCGCCGAAACCGCGTTGGAAAAAGCCAACCTGCAGGGCGAAAACGTCGATTGGATCGTGCCGCATCAGGCCAATATCCGGATCATCCAGGGCACCGCAAAGAAGATGAACGTCCCCATGGAACGGGTCATCGTGACGGTGCAGGATCACGGCAATACCTCTGCCGCATCGATTCCCCTCGCCCTCTCTGTCGGGGTCCGCGAGGGCAAGATCAAGCCTGGTCAGCTACTTGTCGCCGAAGCAATCGGCGGCGGTCTGGCCTGGGGCGCAGTCGTTCTTCGTTGGTAG
- the plsX gene encoding phosphate acyltransferase PlsX: MNATESSPETGQTAPPGGRVVISLDAMGGDRGPATVVAGMVASARKNPDIDFILHGPKAELERLVARRKQLTGRVEIRDATDVVSMEDKPSQVVRSGKSTSMWSALEAVRAGEATVCVSCGNTGALMALSTIRLRKLPGVNRPAIAVLWPSRNPQGFNVMLDVGADIRADEQDLLQYALMGASYARNGLRIDQPRVGLLNVGTEEHKGRTELKAANELIAQAAPNGNFDYVGFVEGSDIPGEKCDVIVTDGFTGNVAIKTGEGTANLIGVLLKEAFKYTPLSRIAAVLALTSMRRLQKRIDPRRVNGGVFLGLNGTVVKSHGSADATGVSSAIKLAYQLAVSGFQDKIAARVASAVALAQDAPERETGTE, translated from the coding sequence ATGAACGCGACAGAATCGTCACCGGAAACTGGACAGACGGCGCCGCCAGGCGGCCGGGTCGTGATCTCGCTCGACGCCATGGGTGGCGATCGCGGGCCCGCAACCGTGGTCGCCGGCATGGTTGCCTCTGCCCGCAAGAATCCTGATATCGACTTTATCCTGCACGGCCCCAAGGCCGAGCTGGAGCGCCTGGTGGCGCGTCGCAAGCAGTTGACCGGTCGGGTCGAGATCCGCGATGCCACGGATGTGGTGTCGATGGAGGACAAGCCGAGCCAGGTCGTACGCAGCGGCAAGAGCACCTCGATGTGGTCGGCCCTGGAAGCAGTCCGCGCCGGGGAGGCAACCGTCTGCGTCTCCTGTGGCAACACCGGCGCGCTGATGGCCCTGTCGACGATCCGGCTGCGCAAGCTGCCCGGCGTCAACCGCCCTGCCATCGCCGTGCTCTGGCCATCGCGCAATCCCCAAGGGTTCAACGTGATGCTGGATGTCGGCGCCGATATCCGCGCCGATGAACAGGACCTGCTGCAATATGCGCTGATGGGGGCATCCTATGCCCGCAACGGCCTTCGGATAGACCAGCCGCGCGTCGGCCTGCTGAACGTCGGCACCGAAGAGCACAAGGGCCGGACCGAGCTGAAAGCCGCCAACGAGCTGATCGCCCAGGCTGCCCCCAACGGCAATTTCGACTACGTCGGCTTTGTCGAAGGCAGCGATATCCCCGGCGAGAAATGCGATGTGATCGTCACCGACGGTTTCACCGGCAACGTGGCGATCAAGACCGGTGAAGGCACCGCGAACCTGATCGGCGTGTTGCTGAAAGAAGCCTTCAAATACACGCCCTTGTCCCGAATCGCGGCCGTTCTGGCCCTGACCTCGATGCGGCGGCTGCAAAAGCGGATCGACCCCCGCCGGGTCAATGGTGGCGTCTTCCTTGGGCTGAACGGGACGGTGGTGAAATCGCACGGATCGGCGGATGCCACCGGCGTTTCCTCGGCGATCAAGCTGGCCTATCAGCTGGCTGTATCCGGTTTCCAGGACAAGATCGCGGCACGGGTTGCATCTGCTGTAGCGCTGGCACAGGATGCCCCGGAACGGGAAACGGGGACGGAATGA
- the rpmF gene encoding 50S ribosomal protein L32: MAVQQNKVSKSRRNNRRAHDALVAGNPNECPSCGELKRPHHVCPSCGHYADREVVAMADEIDLDEDAA; this comes from the coding sequence ATGGCTGTCCAACAGAACAAAGTCTCCAAGTCGCGCCGCAACAACCGTCGCGCACATGACGCCCTGGTGGCTGGTAACCCGAATGAATGCCCGTCCTGCGGCGAGCTGAAGCGCCCTCACCATGTCTGCCCGTCCTGCGGCCATTATGCCGACCGCGAAGTGGTCGCCATGGCGGACGAGATCGACCTGGACGAAGACGCGGCATAA
- a CDS encoding YceD family protein, whose translation MTGPDPDSSATTLRVSTLSKTRPTTFELRPDKAVMAQIAARLDLDDLRKLSFRGEITAEGRDDWVLKGHLGATVVQPCSVTLVPVSTRLEEAVLRRFTPHLADDVNEDEESEMPEDESLEPLGAWIDPAQVMEEALSLALPMYPRAEGVGPADAVFAEPGQKPMTDEDAKPFAGLAGLMAGKGLATPDTAADNKNAATQDPEAGEEGDDPAGS comes from the coding sequence ATGACCGGACCCGACCCGGATTCCAGCGCGACTACGCTGAGAGTCTCGACACTTTCCAAGACCCGCCCGACCACGTTCGAACTGCGGCCCGACAAAGCCGTGATGGCGCAGATCGCCGCGCGGCTGGATCTGGATGACCTCAGAAAGCTGAGCTTTCGCGGAGAGATAACCGCCGAAGGCCGCGACGACTGGGTGCTGAAGGGCCATCTGGGCGCCACCGTGGTGCAGCCCTGCTCGGTTACGCTGGTCCCGGTCTCCACTCGGCTGGAAGAAGCCGTGTTGCGCCGTTTTACGCCGCATCTGGCTGACGACGTGAACGAAGACGAAGAATCCGAGATGCCCGAGGACGAGAGCCTTGAACCGCTCGGAGCCTGGATCGATCCGGCTCAGGTGATGGAAGAAGCCCTGTCTTTGGCCCTGCCGATGTATCCCCGCGCCGAGGGCGTCGGCCCTGCCGATGCGGTTTTTGCCGAACCGGGGCAAAAGCCGATGACGGACGAGGATGCCAAGCCCTTTGCGGGGCTGGCCGGGCTGATGGCGGGCAAAGGCCTTGCAACGCCTGACACCGCAGCCGACAACAAGAACGCGGCGACACAGGACCCCGAGGCGGGCGAAGAGGGTGACGATCCGGCAGGCAGCTGA
- a CDS encoding outer membrane protein assembly factor BamE, whose amino-acid sequence MGRKRIRAGHLVACVALIGLSACVARYRNHGYIPDEATLSQVTVGVDTRETVEAVVGSPTTSGVENNGDFYYVRSRVREYGPNRPEIITREVLALSFNEAGILSNVESYGLEDGNLVVLTRRVTDSSTGDNTFIRQLLGNLGQIDPSSVIGTE is encoded by the coding sequence ATGGGGCGCAAACGAATCCGGGCCGGACATCTGGTGGCCTGTGTGGCGCTGATCGGGCTGTCTGCCTGTGTCGCGCGTTACCGCAACCACGGCTATATTCCGGACGAGGCGACCCTGTCGCAGGTCACGGTGGGTGTGGATACGCGTGAAACCGTCGAGGCGGTGGTCGGATCTCCGACGACCTCGGGTGTCGAGAACAACGGCGATTTCTACTATGTGCGCAGTCGCGTGCGGGAATATGGCCCCAACCGACCCGAGATCATCACCCGCGAGGTGCTGGCGCTCAGTTTCAACGAGGCGGGTATCCTGTCCAACGTTGAAAGCTACGGTCTGGAAGACGGCAACCTTGTCGTCCTGACGCGCCGGGTCACCGACAGTTCGACCGGCGACAATACCTTCATCCGGCAATTGCTCGGCAACCTCGGACAGATCGACCCGAGCAGTGTGATCGGCACCGAATAA
- a CDS encoding GNAT family N-acetyltransferase, producing MLPKTPNRPPSPPRYQARLAESEEDLIAAQRLRALAFFGPQVGDDSATPGSERLDADDFDRICAHFLVHDQRDGQLVCCFRFLPLAAGTEIGRSYSAQYYELSGLESFSGPIVEMGRFCIHPDLRDPDILRVAWAAMTAYVDRNGVELLFGCSSFKGTDAEAYLDAFAMLKDRHLAPKRFLPRVKAPSVFRFAQKLRRKPDAKRAALGMPPLLRSYLLMGGWVSDHAVVDARMNTLHVFTGLEIGAIPPARKRLLRAITG from the coding sequence ATGTTGCCCAAGACGCCCAACCGGCCCCCCAGCCCCCCGCGCTACCAGGCGCGGCTGGCCGAATCGGAAGAGGATCTGATCGCGGCGCAGCGTCTGCGGGCCCTGGCCTTTTTCGGCCCGCAGGTCGGTGATGACAGCGCGACGCCGGGATCAGAACGCCTGGATGCGGATGATTTTGATCGTATCTGCGCGCATTTTCTCGTGCATGACCAGCGCGACGGCCAGCTTGTCTGCTGTTTCCGCTTCCTGCCGCTGGCGGCAGGAACCGAGATCGGTCGCAGCTATTCGGCGCAATATTACGAACTTTCCGGGCTTGAGAGCTTCTCGGGTCCCATCGTCGAGATGGGGCGATTCTGCATCCATCCCGATTTGCGCGACCCGGATATCCTGCGGGTCGCCTGGGCGGCGATGACCGCCTATGTGGATCGCAACGGGGTGGAACTGCTCTTCGGCTGTTCTTCCTTCAAGGGCACCGATGCAGAGGCCTACCTTGATGCCTTCGCAATGCTCAAGGATCGTCACTTGGCGCCAAAGCGTTTCCTGCCGCGGGTAAAGGCGCCAAGCGTCTTCCGCTTTGCCCAGAAACTGCGCCGTAAGCCGGATGCCAAACGTGCCGCCCTCGGCATGCCGCCCCTTTTGCGCAGCTATCTGCTGATGGGGGGCTGGGTGTCGGATCACGCGGTGGTGGATGCGCGGATGAATACGCTGCACGTCTTTACGGGTCTGGAAATCGGGGCGATCCCGCCGGCCCGCAAACGCCTTCTGCGCGCCATCACCGGGTAG
- a CDS encoding trimeric intracellular cation channel family protein: MTENLLLTAADIFATLVFATTGALVASRKEMDLFGFMWLAAATGVGGGTLRDLLLGVPVFWVVDPWPLAICLGVAVLLHFTASRVQSRMHLILWMDAFGLAFAATAGTVKALEFGAGGLVAVVMGVFSGSLGGILRDLLGQEPSIILRREVYMTAAALGASTVVLTRLAGAQDWLAALLGFVLALALRSAAIRWSLALPVFRPRAGRDYS, translated from the coding sequence ATGACAGAGAACCTATTGCTGACTGCCGCCGACATCTTTGCCACGCTGGTTTTCGCGACCACCGGGGCGCTGGTCGCGTCCCGCAAGGAAATGGATCTTTTCGGCTTCATGTGGCTGGCCGCGGCGACCGGGGTGGGCGGCGGGACATTGCGGGACCTGCTTTTGGGGGTGCCGGTCTTCTGGGTGGTTGACCCCTGGCCGCTGGCGATCTGTCTCGGGGTGGCAGTCCTGTTGCATTTCACGGCGTCGCGGGTCCAATCGCGGATGCATCTGATCCTGTGGATGGATGCCTTCGGGCTGGCCTTTGCCGCCACTGCCGGTACGGTAAAGGCGCTTGAGTTCGGGGCGGGGGGACTTGTCGCCGTGGTCATGGGCGTATTTTCCGGCAGTCTGGGTGGCATCCTGCGCGACCTTCTGGGTCAGGAGCCGAGCATCATCCTGCGGCGGGAGGTCTACATGACCGCTGCGGCCCTTGGGGCCTCGACAGTCGTGTTGACGCGCCTGGCAGGGGCGCAGGACTGGCTGGCCGCCCTTCTTGGTTTTGTGCTGGCGTTGGCGCTACGCAGTGCCGCTATCCGCTGGAGCCTGGCCCTGCCGGTGTTCCGTCCCCGCGCGGGGCGCGACTACAGCTGA
- a CDS encoding ABC-F family ATP-binding cassette domain-containing protein produces the protein MAQAPLLQLSGISLTFGGDPVFDGLSLTVQQGDRVALVGRNGSGKSTLMKVMAGLVEADRGDVVCAPGTSVGYMEQEPDMSGFATLGDFAMSNLDISEQYKVEIAGEGLKFDPDRPVETASGGERRRAALAKLMAEAPELMLLDEPTNHLDIEAIAWLEAELSQTRTAYVLISHDRAFLRALTRATLWIDRGQVRRQELGFENFEAWRDKIWEDEDIARHKLDRKIKAEARWAVEGISARRKRNQGRVRALQGLREERSGQIRRQGTAAMAFDSGPQSGRKVIEAEGLEKEFGGKQIVRGLDLKVNRGDRVAFVGPNGVGKTTLIRMLMGDLAPDAGTVKLGSNLVPAIFDQSRAALDPKMTLWESLTGDKEMRVSGAADQVMVRGTPKHVVAYLKDFLFDEGQARAPVKSLSGGEKARLLLAKLMARESNILVLDEPTNDLDVETLDLLQELLDDYEGTVLLVSHDRDFLDRVATTTVAMEGDGQAVVYAGGWSDYRAQRGAVASAAKEAENAAKATPGKGGKSGKGGGTANVPGLSFTEKHRLEALPEVMARFEAEIAKLEGFLAQPDLYQKEPVKFAKGTEALAERQQALAAAEEEWMELAERDGG, from the coding sequence ATGGCACAAGCACCCCTTCTTCAGCTTTCGGGCATCTCTCTCACCTTCGGCGGAGACCCAGTCTTCGACGGGCTTTCCCTGACCGTTCAGCAGGGCGACCGCGTCGCGCTGGTGGGCCGCAACGGGTCGGGCAAATCAACCCTCATGAAGGTCATGGCCGGCCTGGTCGAGGCGGATCGCGGCGATGTCGTCTGCGCCCCCGGCACTTCGGTCGGTTACATGGAGCAGGAGCCGGACATGTCGGGCTTTGCGACCCTCGGTGATTTCGCCATGTCCAACCTTGATATATCCGAGCAATACAAGGTCGAGATCGCGGGCGAGGGGCTGAAATTCGACCCTGATCGTCCTGTCGAGACTGCCTCGGGCGGGGAGCGGCGGCGGGCGGCTCTTGCCAAGCTGATGGCAGAGGCGCCGGAACTGATGCTTCTGGACGAACCAACCAACCACCTGGATATCGAGGCCATCGCCTGGCTGGAGGCGGAACTGTCCCAGACCCGCACGGCCTATGTCCTGATCTCGCACGACCGTGCCTTTTTGCGGGCACTGACCCGCGCGACCCTTTGGATCGACCGTGGTCAGGTGCGACGCCAGGAATTGGGCTTTGAGAATTTCGAGGCCTGGCGGGACAAGATCTGGGAAGACGAGGACATCGCCCGCCACAAGCTGGATCGCAAGATCAAGGCCGAGGCCCGGTGGGCTGTCGAAGGGATTTCCGCGCGACGCAAACGCAACCAGGGCCGGGTTCGCGCCTTGCAGGGCCTGCGCGAGGAACGCTCGGGTCAGATCCGGCGCCAGGGGACGGCGGCCATGGCGTTTGATTCGGGGCCCCAATCGGGTCGCAAGGTGATCGAGGCCGAGGGGCTCGAAAAGGAATTCGGCGGCAAGCAGATCGTCCGGGGGCTGGACCTCAAGGTAAACCGCGGCGATCGGGTGGCTTTCGTCGGCCCCAACGGTGTCGGAAAGACCACCCTGATCCGCATGTTGATGGGCGACCTCGCCCCGGATGCCGGAACGGTAAAGCTCGGCTCCAATCTGGTGCCGGCGATCTTTGATCAGAGCCGCGCCGCGCTGGACCCCAAGATGACCCTTTGGGAAAGCCTGACGGGAGACAAGGAGATGCGTGTCTCCGGCGCTGCTGATCAGGTCATGGTGCGGGGCACGCCCAAGCATGTGGTCGCCTACCTCAAGGATTTCCTCTTTGACGAAGGCCAGGCCCGCGCGCCGGTGAAATCCCTGTCAGGGGGGGAGAAGGCGCGGCTGCTGCTTGCCAAGCTGATGGCCCGGGAATCCAACATTCTGGTGCTGGACGAACCGACCAATGATCTCGACGTCGAGACACTGGACCTGCTTCAGGAGCTGCTGGACGATTACGAAGGTACCGTGCTGCTGGTCAGCCACGACCGCGACTTCCTTGACCGGGTGGCCACGACCACAGTGGCGATGGAAGGTGATGGGCAGGCCGTGGTTTATGCCGGCGGTTGGAGCGATTACCGCGCACAACGCGGCGCGGTTGCCTCGGCGGCGAAGGAGGCCGAGAATGCGGCCAAGGCGACGCCCGGCAAGGGGGGGAAATCGGGCAAGGGGGGCGGGACGGCAAATGTCCCGGGCCTGTCCTTCACCGAAAAGCACCGGCTGGAGGCACTGCCCGAGGTCATGGCTCGTTTCGAGGCCGAGATCGCCAAGCTCGAAGGGTTCCTCGCGCAGCCTGATCTTTACCAAAAGGAGCCGGTGAAGTTCGCCAAGGGCACCGAGGCTTTGGCTGAACGCCAGCAGGCCCTTGCGGCCGCCGAAGAGGAATGGATGGAACTCGCCGAACGCGACGGCGGTTGA
- a CDS encoding AbrB family transcriptional regulator: MFPRLLPENYRFPEVFRSVFIATIGATIGAKITWDVVQNLPQVALSMLALTAFVPLSQLMNFQIFHRIGGYDRPTAFYAGAPGGLVEAIVAGESAGADVQVLAVQQFLRIIAVITLLPVGMSLVYGHPVGSSAGMSLNRSAVGITHIPEVIGAALLGLVIFRRLHVPAAQLIGPLICAAVLTLSGLAVIEAPQWLISGCQIVIGTSLGTRFAGMNLRRLVKATWLSLLSVGAMIAVGLAMALAIHPLTGQALDVLLISFSPGGVTEMALVALSLNANPAVVTLHHLYRIILTVVMLGFVGRRDWLTTPRP; the protein is encoded by the coding sequence GTGTTTCCCAGGCTACTGCCGGAGAATTATCGGTTTCCCGAGGTTTTCCGGTCGGTTTTCATCGCCACCATCGGAGCAACCATCGGGGCGAAGATCACCTGGGACGTGGTGCAGAACCTGCCTCAGGTCGCGCTGTCGATGCTGGCGCTGACTGCCTTCGTCCCCCTGAGCCAATTGATGAACTTCCAGATCTTCCACCGCATCGGAGGATATGACAGGCCGACCGCCTTCTATGCCGGCGCACCCGGCGGGTTGGTCGAAGCCATCGTCGCGGGAGAAAGCGCCGGCGCGGATGTCCAGGTGCTTGCAGTGCAGCAATTCCTGCGGATCATCGCCGTCATAACCCTGCTGCCAGTGGGGATGTCGCTGGTCTATGGCCATCCGGTAGGCTCTTCCGCCGGAATGTCGCTGAACCGTTCGGCCGTCGGAATCACGCATATCCCCGAAGTGATCGGCGCTGCGCTGCTAGGTCTGGTGATCTTTCGCCGCCTCCATGTGCCCGCCGCGCAACTGATCGGTCCGTTGATCTGTGCCGCCGTCCTGACGCTGAGCGGCCTTGCGGTGATCGAGGCGCCGCAATGGCTGATCAGCGGCTGCCAGATCGTCATCGGCACCTCGCTCGGCACGCGGTTTGCCGGAATGAACCTGCGCCGACTGGTCAAGGCCACCTGGCTCAGCCTGTTGTCGGTCGGGGCGATGATCGCCGTCGGACTCGCCATGGCGCTGGCCATTCACCCACTGACGGGTCAGGCGCTGGATGTCCTGCTGATTTCCTTCTCACCCGGAGGCGTGACGGAAATGGCGCTGGTCGCGCTCAGCCTGAACGCCAACCCGGCGGTCGTCACGCTGCACCATCTTTACCGCATCATCCTGACCGTTGTGATGCTGGGCTTCGTGGGCAGGCGTGACTGGTTGACGACGCCCCGGCCGTAG